One Sulfolobus sp. S-194 DNA segment encodes these proteins:
- a CDS encoding HAD-IIA family hydrolase — MLLDEYELIISDVDGVLVREGEPIWSNIAAVKKIIERGKKVLLITNNSGFSRVILSRQLNYLGVKIEPKDIITSGTAAAIYLKERTSVKTVFVVGEEGLIEELKNFNFRIISSNEVEEETPDAVVLGLDRLSTYEKLSTAMRCIYKGSKFIVTNMDRLWPSKDGLKLGAGALASAIIYALQREPDFIAGKPNTWIIEIALKLSGINNLNKAVIIGDQLETDIKMGINAGIDTILVLTGISSIKDIERTNIKPKFVVNSLNEIVK, encoded by the coding sequence ATGTTATTGGATGAGTATGAACTTATAATAAGTGATGTAGATGGAGTCTTGGTTAGAGAAGGAGAACCTATATGGAGTAATATTGCAGCAGTCAAGAAAATTATAGAAAGAGGTAAAAAAGTCTTATTAATTACAAATAATTCTGGTTTTAGTAGGGTGATCTTATCTAGACAATTAAATTATTTAGGAGTAAAGATAGAACCTAAAGACATTATAACTAGTGGAACAGCAGCAGCAATTTATCTTAAGGAAAGGACTAGTGTAAAAACTGTTTTTGTTGTTGGTGAAGAAGGATTAATTGAGGAGCTAAAAAATTTTAATTTTAGAATAATCAGCTCAAATGAAGTAGAAGAGGAAACACCAGACGCAGTAGTCTTAGGTTTAGATAGATTAAGCACATACGAAAAATTATCTACAGCAATGAGATGTATTTACAAAGGTTCTAAGTTTATAGTTACAAATATGGATAGGCTTTGGCCTTCTAAGGATGGTTTAAAATTAGGAGCTGGTGCATTAGCGTCTGCTATAATTTATGCACTTCAACGAGAGCCTGACTTCATAGCAGGTAAACCAAATACTTGGATTATTGAAATAGCATTGAAATTATCTGGAATAAATAATTTAAATAAAGCTGTTATAATTGGTGATCAATTAGAGACAGATATAAAAATGGGTATTAATGCTGGTATAGATACAATTTTGGTTTTAACCGGTATATCTTCGATAAAAGATATTGAGAGAACAAATATTAAACCTAAGTTTGTAGTAAACTCTCTAAATGAAATTGTGAAATAA